The DNA sequence TAAAAAAAGAACAAATTACGATCGAGCATTTACTGAATATGACAAGTGGACTTGACTATCCAGAGATGCAGGAAGGAACAAACTTACCACAGCAAATGGCTCAAAGCTCAGATTGGGCAAACTTTGTGTTAGAAAGAGAATTACTTCATGACCCAGGGACTTTTTATAATTATAGCTCTGGAAATTCGCATTTATTATCAAGAATCATAGCATTTGCTACCGAAAGTAATACACGAGACTTTGCTTCTGACTATTTATTTGAGGTTATTGGAATGGAAAACGTCATTTGGAGTGGGAGTTGGAGCGAAGATAATCTTGGAATAGCAAACGGTGGCTTTGGGATAAAAACTAGTGCTCGAGACTTGGCGCGATTTGGTTATTTATATTTACGAGATGGCGTTTGGAAAGGTGAACAAATTATTTCAAGCGAGTGGATTAAGAAATCAACAGAAGAGCATATTTATGTTGACCCATTCCATGGAGGATACGGTTTTCAGTGGTTTGTAAAGGCAATTGGAGGATACGATGCTTATTACGCCATAGGGTTTGGCGGGAATTACGTGATTGTCATCCCAGAACTAGAAATGGTCGTTAGTTTCGTAAGTTCGTTGCCAGGGCATGAGATTTTTGTGCCCTATCAAATGATTTCTGATTACCTTATGTTAGAAAAACAAAAAGAACAATAGATAATAAGTAGTTATTTTTAGGTAATAAAAAATCTACATAGTATAAAAATCCTGTTTTTGTAAAAGTTAGGAAAAACTATTGAAAGACAAGCCTATTTAAAGGTAACTTATAAAAGTATATTTTTGTTAGTAAACTTCTAAATGGGATTGTGGTGTAATGATAAAGGTAGGGAAAATCGCTGCGCTAGTTTTATTGTTTTTATTTATTGTAGGTTGCAGTACGGAGAAAATGATTGGCGGAGTGACACAAATTAATAATGAACAGGCAAGCGAGAATGAAGAGGATGGCATACCTGACCAAGTTGACCTTGAACTTGGTGACACAGGTATACTTGAGGATACAATTGGTAGCTATCAAATTACGATTCATTCAATCTCATTTGCCCAAGAGCTAGAAGGAAAGAAGCCATCACTAGACTATTTTTTTTCAGTAGAAGTAACTGTGGAGAATATCGGTTCTAGTGATTTAACAGCAGATGAACCCATTAGTGTCTTACAGGTAACAGCTGACTTAGAAGAAACGGGTACATTTGATATCTCTTCTCAATTTTCCGACATAACAAAACTAAGAGGTATGTTACATCCGGGACAAGAAAAGAGAGGGACGATTGTATTTGACGTTGAAGAAGCTGAACACTATTTTATAAGTGTACGAAGTGGATTTCTATCATCAGGTGCAGTGAAAAATCAAACGGTTTGGAACATTCAAAATGAAAACCTTAAATAAACACAAAAAGATTTAAACAGTCATAAACTTTCGATTTATGACTGTTTTATGATATTATGGGAAAGATCTTATTAAAGGAGGTTATACATATGAAAAAAGGAAGTATTACTTTTGAGAATGGCGAAAAAATTGTCATTGAATTTTTTCCAGAAGAAGCACCTGGAACTGTTGAGAATTTTGAAAAGCTAGCAAACGAGGGCTTTTATAACGGGTTAACATTCCATCGTGTTATCCCAGGATTCGTTGCACAAGGTGGATGTCCAACTGGAAATGGGACAGGTGGTCCTGGCTACTCCATTAAGTGTGAAACAGCTGGGAATCCACATAAACACGAGCGTGGTTCATTATCGATGGCCCATGCAGGAAAAGACACTGGTGGAAGTCAATTCTTCATCGTGTTTGAAGCACAACCACATTTAGATGGTGTACATACTGTTTTCGGTAAAGTAATTGAAGGTATGGATTCTGTTGACCGTATTCGCCCAAATGACATTATGTCAGAAGTGAAGGTTTGGGACGAATAGGATTTAAAAGGTAGGGTGTATCCAAAGGTTAAAATTAACCTAGGAGCATCCTATTTTTTTATTGACAGGGGAGCGTTCCTATTTTATGATTGGGTTATTAATTATATAGTCCCTAAAGGGGAGTAGCTTTAACAGTATAGTCGTCATTACAGAGTTTTTACTCTCGGCTATATTGGCGCATTTAGTCGTTAGCAAGACCTTTATCATTTCGGTAAAGGTGCCCGTTTATTTTAAACCCACTTTTATCATTTATGGTAAAGGTTTTTTTGATCTCTAGGTTTAATTTAAAAAAAGGGAGAGAAGACCCATGAAATCATTCAATGAGTTAGCTCAGAGTGTTTTCTTACGTAAAGATGGTAGAAAAATTGAGTTACTACAAAAAGACGATTCTTTACAGTTAATTGGTGTAGGTAGAAGTGCGTATGCTTTTAAA is a window from the Bacillus alkalicellulosilyticus genome containing:
- a CDS encoding serine hydrolase domain-containing protein, producing the protein MTVLKSLHYNKEIFIVELAVMFVNKGSFIFLFLILLVGCTSKDSSSKANEFYYPSQEWETKQPEDVGLNETELMKLNERISFFNIHSMVMVKDGYIVHEYQQVNNDMNVYPVFSVTKSMISALVGLAIDKEYIDDVNQPIVPYFSYFNGEIDNIKKEQITIEHLLNMTSGLDYPEMQEGTNLPQQMAQSSDWANFVLERELLHDPGTFYNYSSGNSHLLSRIIAFATESNTRDFASDYLFEVIGMENVIWSGSWSEDNLGIANGGFGIKTSARDLARFGYLYLRDGVWKGEQIISSEWIKKSTEEHIYVDPFHGGYGFQWFVKAIGGYDAYYAIGFGGNYVIVIPELEMVVSFVSSLPGHEIFVPYQMISDYLMLEKQKEQ
- a CDS encoding DUF4352 domain-containing protein — protein: MIKVGKIAALVLLFLFIVGCSTEKMIGGVTQINNEQASENEEDGIPDQVDLELGDTGILEDTIGSYQITIHSISFAQELEGKKPSLDYFFSVEVTVENIGSSDLTADEPISVLQVTADLEETGTFDISSQFSDITKLRGMLHPGQEKRGTIVFDVEEAEHYFISVRSGFLSSGAVKNQTVWNIQNENLK
- a CDS encoding peptidylprolyl isomerase, encoding MKKGSITFENGEKIVIEFFPEEAPGTVENFEKLANEGFYNGLTFHRVIPGFVAQGGCPTGNGTGGPGYSIKCETAGNPHKHERGSLSMAHAGKDTGGSQFFIVFEAQPHLDGVHTVFGKVIEGMDSVDRIRPNDIMSEVKVWDE